The following proteins come from a genomic window of Shewanella halifaxensis HAW-EB4:
- the ppc gene encoding phosphoenolpyruvate carboxylase → MVDMYASLRSNVGTLGQILGDTIRTDLDDTFLDKIEQIRHLAKSSRQGDSAARKEMLTLLSSLSDDELVPFAKAFNQFLNLANIAEQFHTISRNCDELVCVPDPVEQLLGRMLGGNIDQEKVLACLKTLDIDLVLTAHPTEISRRTLIQKYSAVIDSLTAQENTQLTEQEKKQHHLRLRQLIAQIWHTNEIRNERPTPVDEARWGLCTIEASLWQAVPDFLRQLNQQVEERTNTQLPTDIAPVRFSSWMGGDRDGNPFVTSAVTQEVLDRNRHTAARLYLKDVVLLVNELSMEGANEALLAYTNNSNEPYRDVLRTLRQKLRNTIDYLNGRLEGQHPDVDPSEIIWHESDLKDPLMMLYQSLCDRGMSLIANGLLLDMLRRIACFGIHMLRLDVRQDADRHADVIAELTRYLGMGDYAHWDETEKQSFLLRELSSKRPLIPANWQASPEVEEVVKTCRLVATQPARAMGSYVISMASQPSDVLAVLLLLKETGCPHPMRVVPLFETLDDLNNASACMSALFSIDWYRGYTKGIQEVMIGYSDSAKDAGVMAAAWAQYTAQEKLVAISQEANIKLTLFHGRGGTIGRGGGPAHEAILSQPPGSVDGRIRVTEQGEMIRFKFGLPKLAVQSLALYTSAVMEATLLPPPEPKPEWRQCMQQLAEESVLAYRAIVREEPDFVSYFRAATPEIELGKLPLGSRPAKRRVDGGIESLRAIPWIFAWSQNRLMLPAWLGAGEALKAASERGDLPLLQEMEKHWPFFKTRISMLEMVYAKAEPNLSKFYETSLVPKELHHLGVQLRERLAIGIEAVLELTQAESLMAHTPWNRESVELRNPYIDPLNFLQAELLARTRREEQSSKNVELALMLTIAGVAAGMRNTG, encoded by the coding sequence ATGGTAGACATGTATGCCTCGCTAAGGTCTAACGTTGGAACCTTAGGGCAGATTTTAGGTGACACAATCCGCACGGATCTTGATGACACTTTCTTAGATAAAATAGAACAAATCCGCCATCTTGCAAAAAGCTCACGCCAAGGCGATAGTGCTGCACGTAAAGAGATGCTGACTTTGCTATCTTCTTTAAGCGATGATGAACTCGTTCCTTTTGCTAAGGCTTTTAACCAATTTTTGAATCTGGCGAATATCGCTGAGCAATTCCATACCATTAGCCGTAATTGTGACGAGTTAGTCTGTGTACCCGATCCAGTCGAGCAACTACTAGGGCGCATGCTAGGCGGAAACATCGACCAAGAGAAGGTGTTAGCTTGTCTAAAGACGCTAGATATCGATCTTGTATTAACTGCGCATCCAACGGAGATCTCTCGCCGCACTCTCATTCAGAAGTATTCAGCGGTTATTGATTCACTAACAGCGCAAGAAAACACTCAGCTTACAGAACAAGAGAAAAAACAGCACCACCTACGTTTACGTCAACTGATTGCGCAGATCTGGCATACTAATGAGATCCGTAACGAACGTCCAACACCAGTCGATGAAGCACGCTGGGGTCTATGCACAATCGAAGCCTCTTTATGGCAAGCTGTTCCAGATTTTCTTAGACAGCTAAACCAACAGGTCGAAGAGCGTACCAATACCCAGCTTCCTACCGATATTGCACCAGTAAGGTTCTCAAGTTGGATGGGCGGCGACCGCGATGGCAATCCATTTGTCACTTCTGCCGTGACCCAAGAGGTCCTAGATCGGAACCGTCATACTGCAGCACGCCTATATCTAAAAGATGTAGTATTACTGGTCAATGAGCTATCGATGGAAGGAGCAAATGAGGCTCTACTGGCTTACACCAATAACAGCAATGAGCCTTATCGAGATGTGCTTAGAACACTTCGTCAAAAGCTTAGAAATACGATTGATTATCTAAACGGCAGACTCGAAGGTCAACATCCAGATGTTGACCCGAGCGAGATTATTTGGCATGAAAGTGATCTAAAAGATCCTTTGATGATGCTATATCAAAGCCTCTGCGACCGTGGCATGAGCCTAATCGCCAACGGTTTATTGCTTGATATGCTACGTCGTATCGCCTGTTTTGGCATTCATATGCTAAGACTCGATGTGCGCCAAGATGCCGATCGCCATGCAGATGTGATTGCAGAGCTGACTCGCTATTTAGGTATGGGCGACTATGCACATTGGGATGAAACCGAGAAGCAATCTTTCTTACTACGCGAGCTCAGCAGTAAGCGACCTTTGATCCCGGCAAACTGGCAAGCATCGCCAGAAGTTGAAGAGGTGGTGAAGACTTGCAGACTGGTTGCAACACAACCAGCTAGAGCTATGGGCTCCTATGTTATCTCTATGGCTAGCCAACCTTCTGACGTATTGGCTGTTCTTTTACTGCTAAAGGAAACGGGCTGCCCACATCCAATGCGTGTTGTACCGTTATTTGAGACCTTAGATGACTTAAATAATGCATCGGCTTGTATGTCTGCACTGTTTAGCATCGATTGGTACCGTGGTTATACCAAGGGCATTCAAGAGGTCATGATTGGTTACTCTGACTCGGCTAAAGATGCGGGAGTGATGGCAGCAGCTTGGGCGCAATATACTGCGCAAGAAAAGTTAGTAGCCATTAGCCAAGAAGCCAATATTAAACTCACCCTGTTCCATGGTCGTGGCGGCACGATTGGCCGTGGCGGCGGACCAGCACATGAGGCGATTCTGTCTCAGCCTCCAGGGTCTGTAGACGGTCGCATCAGAGTCACCGAGCAAGGTGAAATGATCCGCTTTAAGTTTGGCTTACCAAAGCTTGCCGTTCAAAGCCTTGCGCTATATACCTCAGCTGTAATGGAGGCAACCCTATTGCCACCACCTGAGCCTAAGCCAGAGTGGCGCCAATGTATGCAGCAACTCGCCGAAGAATCGGTACTTGCCTACCGCGCTATCGTGCGTGAAGAGCCAGACTTTGTGTCCTACTTCCGTGCGGCAACCCCAGAGATCGAATTAGGTAAACTGCCATTAGGTAGTCGCCCAGCTAAACGTCGAGTCGATGGCGGTATCGAGAGCTTACGCGCAATCCCTTGGATCTTCGCTTGGTCGCAAAACCGTTTAATGCTACCAGCTTGGTTAGGCGCCGGAGAGGCATTAAAAGCAGCATCAGAGCGAGGTGACTTACCACTCCTACAAGAGATGGAAAAGCATTGGCCATTCTTCAAGACTCGGATCTCTATGTTAGAAATGGTCTATGCCAAAGCCGAACCTAACTTGTCTAAATTCTATGAAACAAGCCTAGTGCCAAAAGAGTTACATCATCTTGGGGTGCAACTAAGAGAGCGTTTAGCCATTGGCATCGAAGCCGTACTGGAGTTAACACAAGCAGAGAGCTTAATGGCTCATACGCCATGGAACCGCGAATCTGTTGAGCTAAGAAACCCCTACATTGATCCACTAAACTTCCTGCAGGCTGAATTGTTAGCGAGAACGCGTAGAGAGGAGCAATCTTCTAAAAATGTTGAGCTGGCGCTGATGTTAACCATAGCTGGTGTTGCCGCCGGAATGAGAAATACAGGTTAA
- a CDS encoding DUF1439 domain-containing protein, whose amino-acid sequence MKLLKVALASALLLLTGCVSQYSITDKELEAYLNDEMHFEVKQGNQIFGIDLRVNDIKVTLGEKPDTMAVSAVTIVNVRNPMMPISANLVAEFEAEPWYDATDHSVHLRNLQLVKVESKPQDIEKAIGSIAPQLMNFLTQFLETQPVYVLDTKESNQALIADITKRIEVKPGKLVLVFED is encoded by the coding sequence ATGAAATTATTAAAAGTGGCGCTTGCTAGCGCCTTACTGCTATTGACTGGCTGTGTCAGTCAATACAGCATCACAGACAAAGAACTAGAAGCTTATCTTAACGATGAGATGCACTTTGAAGTAAAACAGGGCAATCAAATCTTTGGAATTGATCTGCGCGTTAATGACATTAAAGTCACCCTAGGTGAAAAGCCAGATACCATGGCGGTATCTGCGGTGACGATAGTTAATGTGCGAAATCCTATGATGCCAATAAGTGCAAACCTTGTTGCAGAGTTTGAAGCTGAGCCGTGGTACGACGCAACTGACCACAGTGTTCATCTACGTAACTTGCAGCTAGTTAAGGTGGAATCCAAACCTCAGGATATCGAAAAAGCGATAGGTTCAATAGCTCCGCAGCTAATGAATTTTTTGACTCAGTTTCTAGAGACTCAACCCGTGTATGTATTAGATACCAAAGAGTCTAATCAGGCTTTGATTGCCGATATAACCAAGCGAATCGAGGTTAAACCCGGTAAGCTGGTATTGGTTTTTGAAGACTAA
- a CDS encoding CinA family nicotinamide mononucleotide deamidase-related protein: MKLEMICTGEEVLAGQIVDTNAAWFANTMMDQGIECQRRVTVGDRLEDLISVFRERSLEADIILVNGGLGPTSDDLSTEAMALAKGETLVENSIWRQRLEDWFARSGRVMAESNLKQALLPESAIMIDNPVGTACGFAVKFNRAWLFFTPGVPFEFKQMVHEQFIPFVKQRFDVSGDVALRKYLTLGQGESSLADTLDKIELPEGMTIGYRSSMPHIEIKLFARGIGAIDQLDTIETQIRLLLGNAIVADNKMSLAEEIHALLVDSDLSLSVAESCTGGMIVSQLISFSGSSSYLHQGLVTYCNESKVKVLGVKPETLDVHGAVSIATVEEMAKGARAILDSDFGLATSGIAGPTGGTDNKPVGTVAIALATKEGVYSQMIKLPRRSRDLVRSLSTAVAFDMLRRELLGQAVIVDYGSIGRFEK; encoded by the coding sequence ATGAAGCTGGAAATGATTTGTACTGGTGAAGAGGTATTGGCTGGTCAAATAGTCGATACCAATGCTGCATGGTTTGCTAACACTATGATGGATCAAGGGATTGAATGTCAGCGTCGAGTCACGGTAGGTGATCGGCTAGAAGATCTTATCTCTGTATTTAGAGAACGTAGCCTAGAAGCTGATATTATTTTAGTTAATGGGGGTCTTGGGCCGACGAGTGACGATCTCTCAACTGAAGCGATGGCTTTAGCAAAGGGTGAGACTCTAGTTGAAAATAGTATTTGGCGTCAACGTCTAGAAGACTGGTTTGCCCGAAGTGGTCGTGTTATGGCTGAGAGTAACCTTAAGCAAGCTCTATTGCCTGAATCAGCTATTATGATAGACAATCCTGTCGGCACGGCCTGTGGCTTTGCAGTTAAGTTTAATCGGGCTTGGCTGTTCTTTACTCCTGGGGTTCCATTTGAATTTAAACAGATGGTTCATGAGCAGTTTATTCCATTTGTTAAGCAGCGTTTTGACGTAAGTGGTGATGTTGCATTAAGAAAGTACCTGACCCTTGGCCAAGGTGAATCTTCACTTGCGGATACTTTAGATAAAATAGAACTGCCAGAGGGGATGACTATAGGCTATCGGTCTTCGATGCCGCATATCGAGATTAAACTCTTTGCCCGTGGCATTGGCGCAATCGATCAACTTGATACGATTGAAACGCAGATCCGCCTTTTACTGGGTAATGCCATTGTTGCCGATAATAAGATGAGTTTGGCTGAAGAGATCCACGCTCTATTAGTCGACTCAGATCTTAGTTTAAGTGTGGCGGAATCATGTACTGGCGGCATGATTGTGAGTCAGCTAATTAGTTTTTCTGGTAGCTCATCATATTTACACCAAGGCTTAGTGACTTATTGTAATGAATCTAAAGTAAAAGTATTGGGTGTTAAACCTGAAACCTTAGATGTTCACGGTGCTGTTTCCATCGCTACAGTAGAGGAGATGGCAAAAGGAGCTAGAGCCATATTAGATAGTGACTTTGGGTTAGCGACTAGTGGTATTGCTGGGCCAACGGGGGGCACTGATAACAAACCTGTTGGTACTGTTGCTATTGCTCTCGCAACCAAAGAAGGCGTTTACAGCCAGATGATCAAGCTTCCAAGGCGCTCTCGTGATCTGGTGCGTAGCTTAAGTACAGCCGTAGCGTTCGATATGCTAAGAAGAGAGTTATTAGGCCAAGCGGTTATTGTCGATTATGGTTCGATAGGCCGTTTTGAAAAATAA
- a CDS encoding TlpA family protein disulfide reductase: MRSTIVGLVAATMLVAAGAQAYPGMEKQAESQVQSSVDLISVLPKPFPIEAVPFKDSKGEAVDFSQYKGKVIMVNMWATWCPPCVRELPAISRFSAKIGSDDFEVLPVSIDLEGNKQVEPFLKSLGMEGFNTYYDKEQKLGHVFPLDTIPATFILNREGELIAFVRTFVDWDDDKAVTLIKEFLAEPQSSNQVTKNAD; the protein is encoded by the coding sequence ATGAGATCGACCATAGTGGGTCTAGTTGCAGCAACGATGTTGGTTGCTGCTGGGGCGCAGGCCTATCCTGGAATGGAAAAGCAAGCTGAAAGCCAAGTTCAATCTAGTGTCGATCTTATTAGTGTTTTGCCAAAGCCGTTTCCGATTGAAGCTGTACCCTTTAAAGATAGTAAAGGTGAGGCTGTCGACTTTAGCCAGTATAAAGGTAAAGTCATCATGGTTAACATGTGGGCCACTTGGTGTCCTCCATGTGTAAGAGAGTTACCGGCTATCAGTCGCTTCTCAGCCAAGATCGGATCTGATGACTTTGAAGTGTTACCTGTATCTATCGATCTAGAGGGTAATAAGCAGGTAGAGCCATTCCTAAAGTCATTAGGAATGGAAGGCTTCAATACCTATTATGATAAAGAGCAGAAATTGGGTCATGTATTTCCTTTAGATACGATACCCGCCACCTTTATCCTTAACAGGGAAGGGGAGCTAATCGCTTTCGTTCGTACCTTTGTTGATTGGGACGATGATAAAGCGGTGACTCTTATTAAGGAGTTTCTTGCAGAACCTCAGTCATCAAACCAAGTCACAAAGAACGCTGACTAG
- the nrfF gene encoding heme lyase NrfEFG subunit NrfF translates to MKGFSALVLLLSMATIVNATPVDTYEFKSVDNQKRALSLAHSLRCPQCQNQNLIDSNSPVAQDLRLEVYQMVDEGKGDDEIVEFMTSRYGEFVLYKPRMEAKTYVLWLGPIALLLFGGVIGFFFIRKQRIAESNNQELSSEEQQELDRLLKRDAK, encoded by the coding sequence ATGAAGGGCTTTTCGGCTCTAGTGCTTCTACTAAGCATGGCAACGATCGTTAATGCTACACCAGTCGACACTTATGAGTTTAAGTCTGTTGATAATCAGAAGCGTGCGTTAAGTCTTGCTCACTCATTGCGTTGTCCACAGTGTCAAAACCAAAACTTAATCGATTCTAACTCTCCGGTTGCTCAAGACTTACGTTTAGAAGTTTACCAGATGGTTGATGAAGGTAAGGGCGATGACGAAATTGTTGAGTTTATGACGAGTCGTTACGGTGAGTTCGTCTTATATAAGCCGAGAATGGAAGCTAAAACTTACGTTCTTTGGTTAGGTCCTATTGCTTTGCTATTGTTTGGTGGCGTGATCGGTTTCTTCTTTATCCGCAAGCAGCGCATAGCAGAATCGAACAATCAAGAGCTATCAAGTGAAGAACAGCAAGAGTTAGATCGTCTATTAAAGCGAGACGCTAAATGA
- a CDS encoding DsbE family thiol:disulfide interchange protein, with translation MKKLVLFIPLVVVLGMGVFLYKGLFLNPQQLDSALEGKPIPAFQLEVLEKSGETVTNETLKGKVGLLNVWATWCPSCKYEHPFLMSLARKNILPIYGINYRDERALAIRELSREGNPYAINIYDHDGRLGLDLGVYGAPESFLVDHKGVIRYRYAGPIDRNVWKETLYPMVQQLQAEAAKDGAS, from the coding sequence ATGAAAAAGTTAGTATTATTTATTCCACTCGTCGTAGTTTTAGGTATGGGAGTGTTCCTCTATAAGGGACTCTTCCTTAACCCGCAACAACTCGACTCAGCTCTAGAAGGAAAGCCGATCCCGGCTTTCCAGTTAGAGGTTTTGGAGAAGTCAGGGGAGACCGTGACTAATGAAACGCTAAAAGGCAAGGTAGGCTTACTTAATGTGTGGGCAACTTGGTGTCCATCATGTAAGTATGAGCATCCTTTCCTAATGAGCTTAGCGCGCAAAAATATTCTACCTATATATGGTATTAACTATCGCGATGAACGTGCATTAGCTATTCGTGAGTTAAGCCGTGAAGGTAACCCATACGCAATTAATATCTATGACCATGACGGTCGCCTAGGTTTAGACCTTGGTGTATACGGTGCGCCAGAGAGTTTCCTTGTCGATCATAAAGGTGTTATTCGTTACCGTTATGCGGGGCCAATTGACCGTAATGTATGGAAAGAAACACTTTACCCTATGGTTCAACAGCTACAAGCTGAAGCGGCGAAGGATGGTGCATCGTGA
- a CDS encoding heme lyase CcmF/NrfE family subunit, protein MIPELGHFSLIIGLAFAMLLAIVPLVGVARKDQYLVRYAWPLSYGMFFFILFSVIALGYSFAVDDFSIAYVAHHSNSELPIFFKIAAVWGGHEGSLLFWVFSLSAWAAAVALFSKGLEEVFTARVLSVLAMILIGFTLFMLLTSSPFERLFPVPMEGRDLNPMLQDVGLIFHPPMLYLGYVGFAVSFAFAIAALMSGSLDSAWARWSRPWTLAAWVFLTGGISLGSWWAYYELGWGGWWFWDPVENASFMPWLIGTALLHSVIVTEKRGAFRNWTVLLSIFAFSLSLLGTFIVRSGVLTSVHSFAADPSRGMFILLLLGLAVGGSLTLFAFRASEMRSPARFELKSKETMILICNLLLTVACGTVLLGTLYPLLIDALGMGKISVGPPYFNAVFVPIVLVLFGFMGVGPVIRWKKSKAGELKRQLIVPAVISAVVGLAAPFLADGQFNIWVVFGIGMAVWVALMTFRAAYNMVKTKDGSIDLTRLGRSQLGMIIAHLGIAVSVVGATMVSNYSLEKSVRMGPGISQELAGYTFNYVETKNVVGPNYTAQQGQIEVYEGDDYVTLLRPDRRQYNVRTMDMTEAGIDWGLFRDLYVTMGDPISRTEYAVRINYKPYVRWIWFGSIFMMVGGFFAASDKRYRVRAKSAEKTAAKEADKLATA, encoded by the coding sequence ATGATCCCAGAATTAGGACACTTTTCGCTGATTATCGGCTTGGCATTCGCCATGCTGTTAGCCATCGTTCCTTTAGTAGGTGTAGCACGTAAAGACCAATACCTAGTGCGCTATGCGTGGCCACTAAGTTACGGAATGTTCTTCTTTATTCTCTTCTCTGTTATCGCGCTTGGCTACAGCTTTGCTGTCGATGACTTCTCTATTGCTTATGTAGCACACCACTCTAATTCTGAGTTACCAATCTTCTTTAAGATTGCAGCTGTATGGGGTGGCCATGAAGGTTCTTTGCTATTTTGGGTATTCTCATTATCAGCTTGGGCAGCAGCAGTAGCATTGTTTAGTAAAGGCTTGGAAGAAGTCTTTACAGCACGAGTGTTGTCAGTACTGGCGATGATCCTTATCGGCTTTACGCTGTTTATGTTGTTGACCTCTAGCCCATTTGAGCGATTATTCCCAGTTCCGATGGAAGGGCGTGACCTTAACCCAATGTTGCAAGATGTTGGTTTGATTTTCCACCCACCAATGCTTTATCTTGGTTATGTAGGTTTTGCTGTAAGCTTCGCTTTTGCAATTGCAGCCTTGATGAGCGGCAGCCTTGACTCAGCTTGGGCTCGTTGGAGCCGTCCTTGGACCTTAGCAGCATGGGTATTCCTAACTGGCGGTATCTCACTCGGTTCTTGGTGGGCATACTACGAACTCGGTTGGGGTGGTTGGTGGTTCTGGGATCCAGTTGAGAACGCCTCTTTCATGCCTTGGTTAATTGGTACAGCGCTACTTCACTCGGTGATCGTAACGGAGAAGCGTGGCGCATTCCGTAACTGGACTGTTTTGCTTTCGATCTTTGCCTTCTCGCTAAGCTTACTTGGTACCTTTATTGTTCGTTCTGGCGTGTTAACTTCGGTTCACTCGTTTGCAGCGGATCCAAGTCGAGGTATGTTCATCCTATTGCTACTTGGTTTAGCCGTGGGTGGTTCACTCACTCTATTTGCTTTCAGAGCAAGTGAGATGCGTAGCCCTGCTCGATTTGAGTTGAAATCTAAAGAAACCATGATACTGATATGTAACCTACTGCTAACGGTTGCTTGTGGTACAGTATTGCTCGGTACCCTATATCCACTACTAATCGACGCATTAGGCATGGGTAAGATTTCTGTAGGACCTCCATACTTTAACGCGGTATTCGTTCCAATCGTTCTAGTTCTATTTGGCTTTATGGGTGTAGGCCCGGTTATTCGCTGGAAGAAGTCTAAAGCGGGTGAACTTAAGCGTCAGCTAATCGTCCCCGCAGTGATCTCTGCGGTAGTTGGCTTAGCTGCGCCTTTCCTAGCCGATGGTCAATTTAACATTTGGGTTGTATTCGGTATTGGTATGGCTGTATGGGTCGCCTTGATGACATTCCGCGCCGCATACAACATGGTTAAAACTAAGGATGGTTCTATTGATTTAACCCGTCTTGGCCGCAGTCAACTGGGTATGATTATCGCTCACCTTGGTATTGCCGTATCAGTTGTTGGTGCCACTATGGTATCTAACTACTCGTTAGAGAAGAGTGTTCGTATGGGTCCTGGTATTTCTCAGGAACTGGCGGGTTACACCTTTAATTATGTGGAAACCAAGAATGTTGTTGGTCCTAACTACACGGCTCAACAAGGTCAAATCGAAGTCTATGAGGGTGATGATTACGTTACTCTACTAAGACCTGATCGTCGTCAATACAATGTTCGTACTATGGACATGACTGAAGCCGGTATTGATTGGGGTCTATTCCGAGATCTTTACGTGACAATGGGTGACCCAATTAGTCGTACAGAATACGCAGTGCGTATCAACTATAAGCCTTATGTTCGCTGGATCTGGTTTGGCTCTATCTTTATGATGGTCGGTGGTTTCTTCGCCGCATCTGATAAGCGCTACCGCGTAAGAGCTAAGAGCGCAGAAAAGACTGCAGCTAAAGAAGCTGACAAGTTAGCAACGGCTTAA
- the ccmI gene encoding c-type cytochrome biogenesis protein CcmI, producing MTTFWILIASFLLVSLALIWFPHFRQQRMLRAEEADVRKGTNLELFNERLATLEKELEEELLDQPEFDALKKELEISLLQDMKQGDDDSLVNKLKPKSIMWPSVMSVVIIGISGYMYSTLGAYKNLDQPMTANDPHAGQSTEQIMSQRVGMMEAQAQAEPENSQVWFSLGHAYISANRYDDAIKAFDKTMDLVGVHAELLGPKATALYYRSNQKMTPTVQALVDQALSLDPEDPSTLLLVGMDSFFTADYQKAIDAWQLILDSDRSDVDRGAIMNAIDSAKMRMQSEGIMPNEGMMPNDEAHKSVQPGATAKTVTIEVSISPELQAKVASTDMLFIFARSTEGPKVPLAATKISAESLPATITLDDSTGMGGNTKLSDTKAVEIIAVLSKHGSVRAQTGDIQGKLAMVKVGETGQLVLDTQVQ from the coding sequence ATGACCACATTCTGGATTTTAATAGCCTCATTTCTGTTGGTTAGCCTCGCGCTGATTTGGTTCCCACACTTCCGCCAGCAGCGCATGCTGAGAGCAGAGGAAGCGGATGTTCGTAAAGGTACTAACCTTGAATTATTCAATGAAAGACTCGCGACTTTAGAGAAAGAACTTGAAGAAGAACTACTAGATCAACCTGAGTTCGACGCATTAAAGAAAGAGCTTGAAATCAGCTTACTTCAAGACATGAAGCAAGGTGACGACGACTCACTAGTTAACAAGCTTAAACCCAAGAGCATAATGTGGCCATCAGTTATGTCTGTTGTTATCATTGGTATCAGTGGTTATATGTACTCAACTTTGGGTGCCTATAAAAACCTTGATCAGCCTATGACTGCAAATGATCCACATGCAGGTCAGTCGACTGAACAAATCATGTCTCAGCGTGTAGGAATGATGGAAGCGCAAGCGCAAGCCGAGCCAGAGAACAGCCAGGTTTGGTTTAGCCTGGGCCACGCTTACATCTCAGCAAACCGTTATGACGACGCAATTAAAGCTTTCGATAAGACAATGGATCTTGTCGGTGTACATGCTGAGTTACTTGGCCCGAAAGCAACTGCACTTTATTACCGCTCTAACCAGAAGATGACACCAACGGTACAGGCACTTGTTGATCAGGCATTAAGCCTTGATCCAGAAGATCCTTCGACACTGTTACTTGTAGGCATGGATTCATTCTTCACGGCTGATTACCAGAAAGCAATTGATGCATGGCAGCTAATTCTAGATAGCGACCGTAGTGACGTTGACCGCGGCGCAATAATGAATGCTATCGATAGCGCTAAAATGAGAATGCAGTCAGAAGGTATAATGCCTAATGAAGGTATGATGCCTAATGATGAAGCTCACAAGAGTGTACAGCCTGGTGCGACAGCAAAAACAGTAACTATTGAAGTATCTATCTCTCCAGAGTTACAAGCCAAAGTGGCCAGCACTGATATGCTATTTATCTTTGCTCGCTCAACTGAAGGTCCAAAAGTACCACTGGCTGCAACTAAGATCTCAGCGGAATCCTTACCTGCGACGATAACCTTAGATGACAGTACTGGTATGGGTGGCAATACTAAGCTTAGCGATACAAAAGCCGTTGAGATTATCGCGGTACTATCTAAGCATGGTAGCGTAAGAGCGCAGACTGGTGACATCCAAGGTAAGCTTGCGATGGTTAAAGTTGGCGAAACTGGCCAGCTAGTGCTAGATACTCAAGTTCAGTAA
- a CDS encoding c-type cytochrome produces the protein MKKLLALTAVAAMTLSTSALAQDGKAVYDKACQVCHSMGVAGAPKTHDVAAWEPRLAKGMPALVSSVKSGLNAMPPGGMCTDCSDEDYTKAIEYMSK, from the coding sequence ATGAAAAAATTATTAGCACTGACTGCAGTGGCAGCTATGACTCTGTCTACAAGCGCACTTGCTCAAGATGGTAAAGCTGTATATGACAAGGCATGTCAAGTTTGTCACAGCATGGGTGTTGCTGGTGCGCCAAAGACACATGACGTAGCGGCATGGGAACCACGCCTAGCTAAAGGTATGCCTGCTCTAGTGTCTTCTGTTAAGTCTGGCCTAAACGCAATGCCACCAGGCGGCATGTGCACAGATTGCTCAGATGAAGATTACACCAAAGCAATCGAATATATGTCTAAGTAA
- the ccmA gene encoding cytochrome c biogenesis heme-transporting ATPase CcmA has product MVEQSKATTLVSANNLTCIREERILFDALSFEITEGEIVQIEGPNGAGKTSLLRIIAGLSRPYAGQINFKGEDINHCRDEYNDELLYLGHLAGVKSELTAEENLNFNLRISGYDDFDARQILAKVNLSGFEDALAGHLSAGQHRRTALARLWHTNCKIWLLDEPFTAIDKKGVEELEHLFLAHAKRGGCVILTTHQDMGVIGDDILRKIRLDYRFV; this is encoded by the coding sequence GTGGTAGAACAATCAAAAGCAACAACACTGGTATCAGCTAATAACTTAACCTGCATTAGGGAAGAACGCATTTTATTTGACGCGCTTAGCTTCGAAATAACCGAAGGTGAGATTGTTCAAATCGAAGGCCCCAATGGTGCTGGAAAAACAAGTCTTTTGCGGATTATCGCTGGTTTATCTCGCCCCTATGCCGGGCAAATCAATTTTAAAGGTGAAGACATTAATCATTGTCGTGACGAGTACAACGATGAGTTATTGTATCTTGGCCACCTTGCAGGTGTTAAAAGTGAGTTAACTGCAGAGGAAAATCTTAACTTCAATTTAAGGATTAGTGGGTATGATGACTTCGATGCCCGTCAGATCCTTGCAAAAGTTAACCTCTCTGGTTTCGAAGATGCGCTTGCCGGACACCTGTCTGCAGGTCAACACCGACGTACAGCACTCGCAAGGCTTTGGCATACAAACTGTAAGATCTGGCTTCTCGATGAACCTTTTACTGCCATCGATAAGAAAGGCGTAGAAGAGCTAGAGCATCTGTTTTTAGCCCATGCAAAGCGAGGTGGATGCGTGATATTGACTACACACCAAGATATGGGTGTGATTGGTGATGATATCTTACGTAAAATTCGTCTCGATTATCGCTTCGTATAA